One region of Flavobacterium pisciphilum genomic DNA includes:
- a CDS encoding DUF3883 domain-containing protein, which translates to MEANHKLTLIISYYLSRFNDTGFRNLGYTTWDEAFKDISIKLNVKESSVKNWRDEFDPIHGHRVGWYQRPMSPSRVNVVNAFEGMSEEDLREIILDILNKNIFKEDQNLEIINTVISDKQYDGSGRFILRGPTGKKAEDYFIQYHKENGLPIEGILIDTREKGCGYDFEIKNTQTYFVEIKGINDASGGIVFTSKEWLIAKRKKEKYFLIIVSNLNDVPQIKIINNPAKELNPKKNIFTTIQINWSISGKELNR; encoded by the coding sequence ATGGAAGCTAATCATAAATTAACACTAATAATTAGTTATTATCTATCTCGATTTAACGATACTGGATTTAGAAATTTAGGTTATACAACTTGGGACGAAGCTTTTAAAGATATTTCTATAAAACTGAATGTTAAAGAAAGTTCTGTGAAAAATTGGAGAGACGAATTTGATCCGATACATGGTCATAGAGTTGGATGGTATCAACGACCAATGAGCCCAAGCCGGGTAAATGTTGTAAATGCATTTGAAGGTATGAGCGAAGAAGATTTAAGAGAGATAATCCTTGATATTTTAAATAAAAATATTTTTAAAGAAGATCAAAATTTAGAAATTATAAATACGGTAATCTCAGATAAACAATATGATGGGAGTGGGAGATTTATTTTAAGAGGACCAACTGGCAAAAAAGCAGAAGACTACTTTATTCAATATCATAAAGAAAATGGTTTACCAATAGAAGGTATACTAATAGACACTAGAGAAAAAGGGTGTGGTTATGATTTTGAAATAAAAAATACTCAAACATATTTCGTAGAAATTAAAGGAATAAATGATGCGTCTGGTGGTATCGTTTTTACGAGTAAGGAATGGTTGATAGCAAAAAGAAAAAAAGAAAAATATTTTTTAATTATAGTTTCTAATTTAAACGATGTGCCACAAATTAAAATAATTAATAATCCAGCTAAAGAGTTAAATCCAAAAAAAAATATATTCACAACAATTCAGATCAATTGGAGTATTAGTGGAAAAGAGCTTAATAGATAG